From Solwaraspora sp. WMMD1047, the proteins below share one genomic window:
- the ilvA gene encoding threonine ammonia-lyase, producing the protein MSELVGLADVRGARELLVGVTRTTPLEPSRPLTASLGGPVWLKCENMQRAGSYKVRGAYVRIARLSDDERRRGVVAASAGNHAQGVALAAALLGTAATVFMPVGAPLPKVAATKGYGATVEFFGASVDEALVAAREFAERTGAVLIHPFDHQDVIAGQGTVALEILEQLPEVRTIITGVGGGGLISGIAVAAKALRPEIRIVGVQAEDAAAYPPSLAAGEPIALARFSTIADGIAVGCPGEITFAHVNKLVDEMVTVSEEDISRALLMLLERGKQVVEPAGAAGVAALLAGTVPVDTPVVAVLSGGNIDPLLMLRVIEHGLAAAGRYLRFTVRCGDQPGELASVLRQIAEHRANVVDVEHQRRNPRLRLGEVEVALSVETRGAEHSDALIGGLRATGYQVVLAERY; encoded by the coding sequence ATGAGTGAGCTGGTCGGGTTGGCGGATGTGCGGGGGGCGCGGGAGTTGCTGGTGGGGGTCACCCGGACGACCCCGTTGGAGCCGTCCCGGCCGTTGACCGCCTCGCTGGGCGGGCCGGTCTGGCTCAAGTGCGAGAACATGCAGCGCGCCGGGTCGTACAAGGTGCGGGGGGCGTACGTGCGGATCGCCCGGCTCTCCGACGACGAACGGCGGCGGGGCGTGGTCGCGGCGAGCGCCGGCAACCACGCCCAGGGGGTGGCGCTCGCCGCGGCCCTGCTCGGCACCGCCGCCACCGTCTTCATGCCGGTGGGCGCTCCGCTGCCGAAGGTCGCCGCTACCAAGGGGTACGGCGCCACCGTCGAGTTCTTCGGCGCCTCCGTCGACGAGGCGCTGGTGGCCGCCCGGGAGTTCGCCGAGCGGACCGGGGCGGTGCTGATCCACCCGTTCGACCACCAGGATGTGATCGCCGGTCAGGGCACGGTGGCGCTGGAGATCCTGGAACAGCTGCCGGAGGTGCGCACGATCATCACCGGGGTCGGCGGCGGCGGGCTGATCTCCGGGATCGCGGTGGCCGCCAAGGCGCTGCGGCCGGAGATCAGGATCGTCGGCGTCCAGGCCGAGGACGCGGCGGCGTACCCGCCGTCGCTGGCGGCCGGGGAGCCGATCGCGTTGGCGCGGTTCTCCACCATTGCCGACGGGATCGCCGTCGGCTGCCCCGGCGAGATCACCTTCGCGCACGTCAACAAGCTGGTTGACGAGATGGTGACGGTCTCCGAGGAGGACATCTCCCGGGCCCTGCTGATGCTGCTGGAACGCGGCAAGCAGGTGGTCGAGCCGGCCGGCGCGGCCGGGGTGGCGGCGCTACTGGCCGGGACGGTTCCGGTGGATACGCCGGTGGTGGCGGTGCTCTCCGGCGGCAACATCGACCCGTTGCTGATGTTGCGGGTCATCGAGCACGGGCTGGCTGCCGCCGGCCGGTACCTGCGGTTCACGGTGCGCTGCGGAGACCAGCCGGGGGAGCTGGCCTCGGTGCTGCGGCAGATCGCCGAGCATCGGGCGAATGTGGTCGATGTGGAGCACCAGCGCCGCAACCCGCGGCTGCGGCTCGGCGAGGTGGAGGTCGCGCTGTCGGTGGAGACCCGCGGCGCCGAACACTCCGACGCCCTGATCGGCGGCCTACGCGCCACCGGCTACCAGGTAGTCCTCGCCGAACGCTACTGA
- the greA gene encoding transcription elongation factor GreA, which produces MSTTDRDATATWLSQEAHDRLQAELDEMIAARPAVAAEINARREEGDLKENGGYHAAREEQGKQEARIRYLQELLRTARVGEAPTADAVAPGTVVTIHFDDDTDDTETFLLGSREIAATTDLTVYSPESALGQAILGTRSGQTVTYTAPSGADIKVTVVRFEPYAG; this is translated from the coding sequence GTGTCTACGACCGACCGCGACGCGACCGCAACCTGGCTGTCCCAGGAGGCGCACGACCGGCTGCAGGCCGAGCTGGACGAGATGATCGCCGCGCGGCCGGCAGTGGCCGCCGAGATCAACGCCCGGCGGGAGGAAGGCGACCTCAAGGAGAACGGCGGCTACCACGCCGCCCGTGAGGAACAGGGCAAGCAGGAGGCCCGGATCCGCTACCTGCAGGAGCTGCTGCGTACCGCTCGGGTGGGTGAGGCACCGACGGCGGACGCGGTGGCCCCCGGCACCGTCGTCACCATCCACTTCGACGACGACACCGACGACACCGAGACCTTCCTGCTCGGCTCCCGCGAGATCGCCGCCACCACCGACCTGACCGTCTACAGTCCGGAGTCGGCCCTCGGCCAGGCCATCCTCGGCACCCGCTCGGGACAGACCGTCACCTATACCGCACCGTCCGGAGCGGACATCAAGGTGACCGTCGTCCGCTTCGAGCCGTACGCCGGCTGA
- a CDS encoding DUF4307 domain-containing protein, whose translation MTETHATDSPTAPVFPPGRYGRRRSGQRRRPWLAGLLAAAMIAGLALVSMRLYQQYGDPNYTAEVITYTEITDNQVLVDFRVTVPPGGAATCVVRARSRDGAEVAREEVVVRAAPGERHPTVRHRLVTTARPMLGEVVRCRPAD comes from the coding sequence GTGACCGAGACGCACGCCACAGATTCGCCCACCGCGCCGGTTTTCCCACCCGGCCGTTACGGTCGGCGGCGCTCCGGGCAGCGTCGGCGACCCTGGCTGGCGGGGCTGCTGGCGGCCGCCATGATCGCCGGCCTGGCCCTGGTCAGCATGCGGCTCTACCAGCAGTACGGCGACCCGAACTACACCGCCGAGGTGATCACCTACACCGAGATCACCGACAACCAGGTGCTCGTCGACTTCCGGGTCACCGTGCCGCCCGGCGGCGCCGCCACCTGCGTGGTGCGAGCCCGGTCACGCGACGGCGCCGAGGTGGCCCGCGAGGAGGTTGTGGTGCGGGCCGCCCCCGGCGAGCGGCACCCCACCGTCCGGCACCGGCTGGTCACCACCGCCCGGCCGATGCTCGGCGAGGTCGTCCGCTGCCGCCCCGCGGACTGA
- the mca gene encoding mycothiol conjugate amidase Mca, translated as MAERLRLMAVHAHPDDESSKGAATMAKYVAEGVDVLVVTCTGGERGSVLNPKLDRPEVWANIGEIRRAEMDAARAILGVEQAWLGFVDSGLPEGDPLPPLPEGCFALEEVEVAAGPLVRLIREFRPHVLTTYDEEGGYPHPDHIMCHKVSVAAFDAAGDAERYPEAGEPWQPLKLYYDIGFSRGKIMALHEEMLARELKSPYGEWIERWADREDKGPRITTRVPCADYFPVRDDALRAHATQVDPDGFWFHVPMELQRKAWPTEDFQLVKSFVDSPVPESDLFAGIRGTAHAG; from the coding sequence GTGGCAGAGCGACTGCGGCTCATGGCTGTGCACGCCCACCCCGACGACGAGTCCAGCAAGGGCGCGGCGACGATGGCGAAATATGTCGCCGAGGGGGTGGATGTCCTGGTCGTCACGTGTACGGGTGGTGAACGCGGCAGCGTGTTGAACCCGAAACTCGACCGGCCGGAGGTCTGGGCCAACATCGGCGAGATCCGGCGGGCCGAGATGGACGCCGCCCGGGCCATCCTCGGCGTCGAGCAGGCGTGGCTGGGTTTCGTCGACTCCGGGCTGCCGGAGGGCGACCCGCTGCCGCCGCTGCCGGAGGGCTGCTTCGCCCTGGAGGAGGTCGAGGTGGCCGCCGGGCCGCTGGTCCGGCTGATCCGGGAGTTCCGCCCGCACGTCCTCACCACGTACGACGAGGAGGGCGGCTACCCGCACCCGGACCACATCATGTGCCACAAGGTCAGCGTGGCGGCCTTCGACGCGGCCGGTGACGCGGAGCGCTACCCGGAGGCGGGCGAGCCGTGGCAGCCGTTGAAGCTCTACTACGACATCGGCTTCTCCCGCGGCAAGATCATGGCGCTGCACGAGGAGATGCTCGCCCGCGAGCTGAAGTCGCCGTACGGCGAGTGGATCGAGCGCTGGGCCGACCGGGAGGACAAGGGTCCCCGGATCACCACCCGGGTGCCGTGCGCCGACTACTTCCCGGTCCGCGACGACGCGCTGCGGGCGCACGCCACCCAGGTCGACCCGGACGGCTTCTGGTTCCACGTGCCGATGGAGCTGCAGAGGAAGGCCTGGCCGACGGAGGACTTCCAGCTGGTGAAGTCGTTCGTCGACAGCCCGGTGCCGGAATCGGACCTGTTCGCCGGGATTCGCGGGACCGCGCACGCCGGCTGA
- a CDS encoding EAL domain-containing protein, translating to MLVLTASVLIAALAAAAVGLAVPATLPADDWLAPLARFGLATGVVALAQLARLRFRVSSGVVSVSWGEAALIVGLFLVPPGWMPAAALAGGLLAWATISIFFDPRPPLNVLHTAGTIAVAAALATSVITLFGAPFDTAPSPFLAAGLVAGSLVYLLTTVWLAGLTAALRRGLPMWSLVLRALHGKLLMFVGNVLVGLGVVMLLVHDARWLVLLPLVLWLLQQTYSHRLRADDERRTWRAFAEATGALNQLDEHSVATNGTRGALRLFGAEQVELDLARPEGRLRRYVGRVDAPVIDCELAAPPAAEALAVDEHELARTLEVGAATVGMLRVRFPRSIVPGPRDHDALSAYGDALAAALHDAATHQELRAVTERSSFDAVHDPLTRLANRAAMLAKGDAALHQLPHDHPVALLLLDLNHFKEVNDTLGHAAGDQLLQVTATRLGELARPGELLGRLGGDEFALLVTSLPTLAESTSLGDRPAAPHALRRAREIVEQLANPIEVAGVRMSVEVSVGVVVAGAGTADMTELLRRADIAMYQAKSGGSSVATYDSSRDAASTDRLALLAELREALRTDDQLVLALQPAVDLTTGAPTGVEALIRWSHPRRGQLHPVDFVRAIEGSELLGAFTRYVVDKALQVAAEWARHGLDIPISINLSARSLLDPRLPGEVAESLRTHQVPPHRLVLEITETVVMSELEVIDEVLAALRAMGVQIAVDDFGTGFSSLTFLTRIEVDELKVDRSFVMRMADSPEAAAIVRTTVDLGKELGLRVVAEGVETAQQRDVLAQLGCTAAQGYHFFKPMPSDKVIIVLRTLLGSSQARVYPLRADGAS from the coding sequence ATGCTGGTGCTGACCGCGTCGGTGCTGATCGCCGCGCTCGCCGCCGCCGCCGTCGGACTCGCCGTCCCCGCCACCCTGCCGGCCGACGACTGGCTGGCGCCGTTGGCCCGCTTCGGGCTCGCCACCGGGGTGGTGGCGCTGGCCCAACTGGCCCGGCTGCGCTTCCGGGTCAGCTCCGGCGTGGTGAGCGTGAGCTGGGGCGAGGCCGCCCTGATCGTCGGCCTCTTCCTCGTACCGCCCGGTTGGATGCCGGCCGCCGCCCTGGCCGGCGGGCTGCTCGCCTGGGCGACCATCTCGATCTTCTTCGACCCCCGGCCGCCGCTGAACGTGCTGCACACCGCCGGGACCATCGCGGTGGCCGCCGCCCTCGCCACCAGCGTGATCACGCTCTTCGGTGCGCCGTTCGACACCGCGCCGTCGCCGTTCCTGGCCGCCGGGCTGGTCGCCGGCTCGCTGGTCTACCTGCTCACCACCGTCTGGCTGGCCGGGCTCACCGCGGCGCTGCGGCGCGGACTGCCGATGTGGTCGCTGGTGCTGCGGGCCCTGCACGGCAAGCTGTTGATGTTCGTCGGCAACGTGCTGGTCGGGCTCGGGGTCGTGATGCTGCTGGTCCACGACGCCCGCTGGCTGGTGCTGTTGCCGCTGGTGCTCTGGCTGCTGCAGCAGACCTACAGCCACCGGCTGCGCGCCGACGACGAGCGGCGCACCTGGCGGGCCTTCGCAGAGGCGACCGGCGCGCTCAACCAGCTCGACGAGCACAGCGTGGCGACGAACGGCACCCGGGGAGCGCTGCGGCTGTTCGGCGCCGAGCAGGTGGAGTTGGACCTGGCCCGCCCGGAGGGCCGGCTGCGCCGCTACGTCGGCCGGGTCGACGCGCCGGTGATCGACTGCGAGCTGGCCGCCCCACCGGCCGCCGAGGCGCTCGCGGTCGACGAGCACGAACTGGCCCGGACGCTTGAGGTCGGCGCGGCGACCGTCGGCATGCTGCGGGTCCGGTTCCCCCGGTCGATCGTGCCGGGTCCGCGTGACCACGACGCCCTTTCCGCGTACGGAGACGCGCTGGCGGCCGCGTTGCACGACGCCGCCACCCACCAGGAGCTGCGGGCGGTCACCGAGCGGTCGTCGTTCGACGCGGTGCACGACCCGCTGACCCGGCTCGCCAACCGGGCGGCGATGCTCGCCAAGGGCGACGCCGCGCTGCACCAGCTCCCCCACGACCACCCGGTGGCGCTGCTGCTGCTCGACCTGAACCACTTCAAGGAGGTCAACGACACCCTCGGGCACGCGGCCGGAGACCAGCTGCTCCAGGTGACCGCCACCCGGCTGGGTGAGCTGGCCCGGCCGGGGGAGCTGCTCGGCCGCCTCGGCGGCGACGAGTTCGCCCTGCTGGTGACGTCTCTGCCGACGCTTGCCGAGTCGACCTCGCTGGGGGACCGGCCGGCCGCGCCGCACGCGCTGCGCCGGGCCCGGGAGATCGTCGAACAGCTGGCCAACCCGATCGAGGTGGCCGGGGTGCGGATGTCGGTCGAGGTCTCGGTCGGGGTGGTGGTGGCCGGCGCCGGCACCGCCGACATGACCGAGCTGCTGCGCCGGGCCGACATCGCGATGTACCAGGCCAAGTCCGGCGGCAGCAGCGTCGCCACGTACGACAGTTCCCGGGACGCGGCGAGCACCGACCGACTGGCGCTGCTCGCGGAGCTGCGCGAAGCGCTTCGAACCGACGACCAGCTGGTGCTCGCCCTGCAGCCGGCGGTGGACCTGACCACCGGCGCGCCGACCGGGGTGGAGGCGTTGATCCGCTGGTCGCACCCGCGCCGCGGCCAGCTGCACCCGGTCGACTTCGTCCGCGCGATCGAGGGCAGCGAACTGCTCGGCGCGTTCACCAGGTACGTGGTGGACAAGGCGTTGCAGGTGGCGGCCGAGTGGGCCCGGCACGGCCTGGACATCCCGATCTCGATCAACCTGTCCGCCCGCAGCCTGCTCGACCCGCGGTTGCCGGGCGAGGTCGCCGAGTCGCTGCGGACCCACCAGGTGCCGCCGCACCGGTTGGTCCTGGAGATCACCGAGACCGTGGTGATGAGCGAGCTGGAGGTCATCGACGAGGTGCTCGCCGCGCTCCGGGCGATGGGCGTGCAGATCGCCGTCGACGACTTCGGCACCGGCTTCTCGTCGCTGACGTTCCTGACCCGGATCGAGGTGGACGAGTTGAAGGTGGACCGCTCGTTCGTGATGCGGATGGCCGACTCGCCGGAGGCGGCGGCGATCGTGCGGACCACCGTCGACCTCGGCAAGGAGCTGGGCCTACGGGTGGTGGCCGAGGGGGTGGAGACCGCCCAGCAGCGCGACGTGCTGGCCCAGCTGGGCTGCACGGCGGCGCAGGGCTACCACTTCTTCAAGCCGATGCCGTCCGACAAGGTCATCATCGTGCTGCGTACCCTGCTCGGCTCCTCCCAGGCCCGGGTCTACCCCCTCCGCGCCGACGGCGCCTCCTGA
- a CDS encoding DUF397 domain-containing protein produces MEILNSTWRTSSRSGTQGQCVEARIAGRRVEIRDSKDRSGPVLTFTPGSWTSFVAFFDTDRLTAD; encoded by the coding sequence GTGGAAATTCTCAACTCCACTTGGCGCACCAGCAGCCGTAGCGGCACTCAGGGACAGTGCGTCGAGGCGCGCATCGCTGGACGGCGGGTCGAGATCCGCGACAGCAAGGACCGCAGTGGTCCGGTCCTCACCTTCACCCCCGGCTCCTGGACCAGCTTCGTCGCGTTCTTCGACACCGACCGGCTCACGGCCGACTGA
- a CDS encoding DUF397 domain-containing protein, translating to MGPLDETWRVSTRTGTQGQCVEARVAGRRVEIRDSKDRSGPVLTFTPGSWTSFVAFLDTGQRTAD from the coding sequence ATGGGTCCGTTGGACGAAACTTGGCGGGTTAGCACCCGCACCGGCACCCAGGGCCAATGCGTCGAGGCACGCGTCGCTGGACGGCGGGTCGAGATCCGCGACAGCAAGGACCGCAGTGGTCCGGTCCTCACCTTCACCCCCGGCTCCTGGACCAGCTTCGTCGCATTCCTCGACACCGGGCAGCGCACGGCCGACTGA
- a CDS encoding Scr1 family TA system antitoxin-like transcriptional regulator, whose translation MECWTRLDTVGHLTRRPEPPATAAPAAPGGPDVMREQLAHVVAVAQDMRHVSIQVLPFDQGIFPGMLASFTLMDFRPPDGSIVFSEGLTGAIHEETEEAARYRIIFDELRAAALSKADSIRLMEQLMHELI comes from the coding sequence ATGGAATGCTGGACGCGGCTGGACACGGTTGGACACCTGACCCGCCGCCCGGAACCGCCGGCTACCGCTGCGCCCGCCGCACCAGGTGGGCCGGACGTGATGCGGGAGCAACTCGCTCATGTCGTCGCCGTCGCACAGGACATGCGGCACGTCTCGATCCAGGTTCTTCCATTCGATCAGGGAATCTTTCCAGGCATGCTCGCGTCCTTCACCCTCATGGACTTTCGTCCTCCCGATGGCAGCATCGTCTTCTCGGAAGGGTTGACCGGCGCGATCCACGAAGAGACCGAGGAGGCTGCGCGCTATAGAATCATCTTCGACGAGCTCCGCGCGGCCGCACTGAGCAAGGCAGACTCCATCAGACTGATGGAACAGCTCATGCATGAGTTGATCTAG
- a CDS encoding thioredoxin domain-containing protein, with translation MNRLASATSPYLQQHADNPVDWWPWCDEAFEEARRRDVPVLISVGYAACHWCHVMAHESFEDDGVGKLVNDGFVAIKVDREERPDVDAVYMTATQAMTGQGGWPMTVFATPDGTPFFCGTYFPKQNFVRLLQSVGTAWRDQRDAVLSQGAAVVEAIGGAQATGGAIGPVTADLLDAAAGQLAEGYDERHGGFGGAPKFPPHMNLLFLLRQHQRSGDARSLEMVRHTCEAMARGGLYDQLAGGFARYSVDAYWTVPHFEKMLYDNALLLRVYTQLWRLTGDAMAARIAAETAAFLLDDLGTDAGGLASALDADTDGVEGATYAWTPAQLVDALGPDDGRWAADLFQVTEEGSFEHGTSVLRLARDIDDVDPAVAGRWQRVRTRLREVRAGRPQPARDDKVVAAWNGLAVTALVEHAQLTGDAVTGAAAVRIAEVLADRHLHDGRLRRVSRDGRVGDPPGVLEDYGCVAEAFCAVHQLTGDGRWLTLAGELLDTALRHFGTGSGGFYDTADDAEKLITRPADPTDNATPSGLAAIAAALVTYSALTAQPRYRDAAEAALGTITPILARHARFSGYSAAVGEALLAGPYEIAVVTDEPVGDPLLATAYRHAPPGTVVVAGPTDRPGVPLLADRPMLGGAATAYVCRGFVCDRPVTTPEELAAQLTG, from the coding sequence ATGAATCGACTGGCGAGCGCGACCAGCCCGTACCTGCAGCAGCACGCCGACAACCCGGTCGACTGGTGGCCGTGGTGCGACGAGGCGTTCGAAGAGGCGCGGCGTCGGGACGTACCCGTGCTCATCTCGGTCGGCTACGCGGCCTGCCACTGGTGTCACGTGATGGCGCACGAGTCGTTCGAAGACGACGGGGTCGGCAAGCTGGTGAACGACGGCTTCGTCGCCATCAAGGTCGACCGCGAGGAGCGCCCCGACGTCGACGCCGTCTACATGACCGCCACCCAGGCGATGACCGGCCAGGGCGGCTGGCCGATGACCGTCTTCGCCACCCCGGACGGCACCCCGTTCTTCTGCGGCACCTACTTCCCGAAGCAGAACTTCGTCCGGCTGCTCCAGTCGGTCGGCACCGCCTGGCGGGACCAGCGGGACGCGGTGCTCAGCCAGGGCGCCGCGGTGGTCGAGGCGATCGGCGGCGCCCAGGCCACCGGCGGGGCGATCGGCCCGGTCACCGCCGACCTGCTCGACGCCGCCGCCGGCCAGCTCGCCGAGGGGTACGACGAACGCCACGGCGGCTTCGGCGGCGCCCCGAAGTTCCCCCCGCACATGAACCTGCTCTTCCTGCTGCGCCAGCACCAGCGCAGCGGCGACGCCCGGTCCCTGGAGATGGTCCGGCACACCTGCGAGGCGATGGCCCGGGGCGGCCTCTACGACCAGCTGGCCGGCGGCTTCGCCCGCTACTCGGTCGACGCCTACTGGACCGTGCCGCACTTCGAGAAGATGCTCTACGACAACGCGCTGCTGCTGCGGGTCTACACCCAACTGTGGCGGCTGACCGGCGACGCGATGGCGGCCCGGATCGCCGCCGAAACGGCCGCCTTTCTCCTCGACGACCTCGGCACCGACGCCGGTGGGCTGGCCTCCGCGCTGGACGCCGACACCGACGGCGTCGAGGGCGCCACCTACGCCTGGACCCCGGCGCAGCTGGTCGACGCGCTCGGCCCGGACGACGGCCGGTGGGCGGCCGACCTGTTCCAGGTCACCGAGGAGGGCAGCTTCGAGCACGGCACCAGCGTGCTGCGGCTGGCCCGCGACATCGACGACGTCGACCCGGCGGTGGCCGGGCGGTGGCAGCGGGTCCGGACCCGGCTGCGCGAGGTCCGTGCCGGGCGCCCCCAGCCGGCCCGGGACGACAAGGTGGTGGCCGCCTGGAACGGGCTGGCGGTCACCGCACTTGTCGAACACGCCCAGCTCACCGGCGACGCGGTGACCGGCGCGGCGGCGGTGCGGATCGCCGAGGTGCTGGCCGACCGGCACCTTCACGACGGCCGGCTGCGGCGGGTCTCCCGCGACGGCCGGGTCGGCGACCCGCCCGGGGTGCTGGAGGACTACGGCTGCGTGGCCGAGGCGTTCTGCGCCGTGCACCAGCTCACCGGCGACGGGCGCTGGCTGACGCTCGCCGGTGAGCTGCTGGACACCGCGCTGCGGCACTTCGGCACTGGCTCGGGTGGCTTCTACGACACCGCCGACGACGCCGAGAAGCTGATCACCCGGCCGGCCGACCCGACTGACAACGCCACCCCGTCCGGGCTGGCGGCGATCGCGGCGGCGCTCGTCACCTACTCCGCGCTCACCGCGCAGCCGCGCTACCGGGACGCGGCCGAGGCCGCCCTCGGCACCATCACGCCGATCCTGGCCCGGCACGCCCGGTTCAGCGGCTACTCGGCGGCCGTCGGCGAGGCGTTGCTGGCCGGCCCGTACGAGATCGCGGTCGTCACCGACGAGCCGGTCGGTGACCCGCTGCTGGCCACCGCGTACCGGCACGCCCCGCCCGGGACCGTGGTGGTCGCCGGGCCGACCGACCGGCCCGGGGTGCCGCTGCTGGCCGACCGGCCGATGCTCGGCGGCGCCGCCACCGCGTACGTCTGCCGGGGTTTTGTCTGCGACCGTCCGGTGACCACACCGGAGGAGCTGGCCGCGCAGCTCACCGGCTAG
- a CDS encoding 5-(carboxyamino)imidazole ribonucleotide synthase, with protein sequence MDSRTGLPVVGMVGGGQLARMTHQAAIALGQSLRVLALTPEDGAALVAADVRYGEHTDLAALRMFAKGCDVVTFDHEHVPAGHLRALAADGVALYPGPDALRYAQDKRAMRERLAALGAPVPRWRPVTEPADVCAFGAEVGWPVVVKAARGGYDGRGVWFVAGPGPATEQVTTLLAGGTPLIVEEAVPLRRELAVQVARSPFGQVAAYPVVETVQRDGICVEVLAPAPALAEELALRAQRLAIDLATELGVVGLLAVELFETTDDGGLVVNELAMRPHNSGHWTIEGARTSQFEQHLRAVLDYPMGDTSLTAPAVVMANVLGGADGGMSIDERLHHLFAEEPGAKVHLYGKQVRPGRKIGHVTVLGDDLASVRDRAVRSARWLREGR encoded by the coding sequence ATGGATAGCCGTACCGGTCTGCCCGTTGTCGGCATGGTGGGGGGCGGGCAGTTGGCCCGGATGACCCACCAGGCCGCGATCGCCCTCGGCCAGTCGCTGCGCGTGCTGGCGCTCACCCCGGAGGACGGGGCCGCGCTGGTCGCCGCCGACGTCCGGTACGGCGAGCACACCGACCTGGCCGCCCTGCGGATGTTCGCGAAGGGCTGCGACGTGGTCACCTTCGACCACGAGCACGTGCCGGCCGGTCACCTGCGCGCGCTCGCCGCCGACGGGGTCGCCCTGTATCCCGGGCCGGACGCGCTGCGGTACGCCCAGGACAAGCGGGCGATGCGGGAGAGGCTGGCGGCCCTCGGCGCGCCGGTGCCCCGGTGGCGGCCGGTCACCGAACCGGCCGACGTCTGCGCGTTCGGTGCCGAGGTGGGCTGGCCGGTGGTGGTGAAGGCCGCCCGGGGCGGCTACGACGGCCGCGGCGTCTGGTTCGTCGCCGGGCCCGGTCCGGCCACCGAGCAGGTGACCACCCTGCTGGCCGGGGGCACCCCGCTGATCGTGGAGGAGGCGGTGCCGCTGCGCCGCGAGCTGGCGGTGCAGGTGGCCCGCTCGCCGTTCGGGCAGGTCGCCGCGTACCCGGTGGTGGAGACCGTGCAGCGGGACGGGATCTGCGTGGAGGTGCTGGCGCCGGCGCCGGCGCTGGCCGAGGAGCTGGCGCTGCGCGCGCAGCGGCTCGCCATCGACCTCGCCACCGAGCTCGGCGTGGTCGGCCTGCTGGCGGTGGAGCTGTTCGAGACCACCGACGACGGCGGGCTGGTCGTCAACGAGTTGGCGATGCGGCCGCACAACTCCGGGCACTGGACGATCGAGGGGGCGCGGACCTCCCAGTTCGAGCAGCACCTGCGGGCGGTGCTCGACTACCCGATGGGCGACACCTCGCTCACCGCGCCGGCCGTGGTGATGGCGAACGTGCTCGGCGGCGCCGACGGCGGGATGTCCATCGACGAGCGGCTGCACCACCTGTTCGCCGAGGAGCCGGGCGCCAAGGTGCACCTGTACGGCAAGCAGGTCCGGCCCGGCCGCAAGATCGGGCACGTCACGGTGCTCGGTGACGACCTGGCATCGGTACGGGACCGGGCGGTCCGCTCGGCCCGGTGGCTGCGGGAGGGCAGATGA
- the purE gene encoding 5-(carboxyamino)imidazole ribonucleotide mutase produces the protein MTAQVGVIMGSDSDWPTMRAAAEALDEFEVGYEVGVVSAHRTPTKMIGYAQTAADRGLQVIIAGAGGAAHLPGMVASATPLPVIGVPVPLKHLDGMDSLLSIVQMPAGVPVATVSIGGARNAGLLAVRILAASDPALRDRMSAFQAALADLVAEKDKALRATLT, from the coding sequence ATGACCGCCCAGGTCGGCGTGATCATGGGGAGCGACTCGGACTGGCCGACCATGCGGGCGGCGGCCGAGGCGCTCGACGAGTTCGAGGTGGGCTACGAGGTCGGCGTCGTCTCGGCGCACCGCACCCCGACCAAAATGATCGGGTACGCGCAGACCGCCGCCGACCGCGGCCTGCAGGTGATCATCGCCGGGGCCGGCGGCGCCGCGCACCTGCCGGGCATGGTCGCCTCGGCCACCCCGCTGCCGGTGATCGGCGTCCCGGTGCCGCTGAAACACCTGGACGGGATGGATTCGCTGCTCTCCATCGTGCAGATGCCCGCCGGGGTGCCGGTGGCGACCGTGTCGATCGGCGGCGCCCGCAACGCCGGACTGCTCGCCGTGCGGATTCTCGCCGCCAGCGATCCGGCCCTGCGGGACCGGATGTCGGCCTTCCAGGCCGCGCTGGCGGACCTGGTCGCCGAGAAGGACAAGGCGCTGCGCGCCACCCTGACCTGA